The following are encoded together in the Poseidonibacter lekithochrous genome:
- the guaB gene encoding IMP dehydrogenase, with translation MRIRKRALTFEDVLLVPAKSEILPKAVCLETKLTKNITLNIPFVSAAMDTVTEYEAAIAMARLGGIGIIHKNMDIETQALQVKKVKKSESGMIIDPITIKMDQTLQDAEDIMAEYKISGVPVVDDNKNLLGIVTNRDMRFTKDFSQKVSEKMTMMPLITAKEGTTLEDAADVMHSNKIEKLPIVDDNNKLIGLITIKDINKKREYPNASKDSLGRLIVGAAIGVGQLDRATALVEAGVDVLVMDSAHGHSKGILDSVKDIKSKLDVEIIAGNVATSEGTAALIEAGADGVKVGIGPGSICTTRIVAGVGVPQISAIDECAAEGAKHGVPVIADGGIKYSGDVAKALAVGASSVMMGSALAGTDESPGELILFQGRKFKSYRGMGSIGAMTKGSTDRYFQEGTAADKLVPEGIEGRVAYRGSIADIIHQMTGGLRSSMGYLGSGTISIFQETAEFVEITSAGLKESHVHDVTITNEAPNYHV, from the coding sequence ATGAGAATTAGAAAAAGAGCATTAACGTTTGAAGACGTGTTATTAGTACCAGCAAAATCAGAAATTTTACCTAAGGCAGTTTGCTTAGAGACAAAATTAACAAAAAATATTACATTAAACATTCCATTTGTTTCTGCTGCAATGGATACAGTTACTGAATATGAAGCTGCTATTGCTATGGCTAGACTTGGTGGTATCGGTATTATTCATAAAAATATGGATATCGAAACTCAAGCATTACAAGTTAAAAAAGTAAAAAAATCTGAATCTGGAATGATTATTGACCCAATTACTATTAAAATGGATCAAACTCTTCAAGATGCAGAAGATATTATGGCTGAATATAAAATCTCTGGTGTTCCTGTTGTTGATGATAACAAAAATCTTTTAGGTATTGTTACAAACAGAGATATGAGATTTACTAAAGACTTCTCTCAAAAAGTAAGTGAAAAAATGACTATGATGCCATTAATCACTGCTAAAGAAGGTACTACTTTAGAAGATGCTGCTGATGTTATGCATTCTAATAAAATTGAAAAATTACCAATCGTTGATGATAACAACAAGTTAATTGGTTTAATTACAATTAAAGATATCAACAAAAAAAGAGAATATCCAAATGCTTCTAAAGATTCATTAGGAAGATTAATTGTTGGTGCTGCTATTGGTGTTGGACAATTAGACAGAGCTACTGCATTAGTTGAAGCTGGTGTTGATGTTCTTGTAATGGATTCAGCTCATGGTCACTCTAAAGGTATTTTAGATTCAGTTAAAGATATCAAGTCTAAATTAGACGTAGAAATCATTGCTGGTAACGTTGCAACTAGCGAAGGTACTGCTGCATTAATTGAAGCTGGTGCTGATGGTGTTAAAGTTGGAATTGGTCCTGGTTCTATTTGTACTACTAGAATCGTTGCAGGTGTTGGTGTTCCACAAATTTCTGCAATTGATGAGTGTGCTGCTGAGGGTGCTAAACATGGTGTTCCAGTTATCGCTGATGGTGGTATTAAATACTCTGGTGATGTTGCAAAAGCATTAGCTGTTGGTGCATCTTCAGTTATGATGGGATCAGCATTAGCTGGTACTGACGAATCTCCAGGTGAATTAATTTTATTCCAAGGAAGAAAATTCAAATCATACAGAGGAATGGGTTCTATTGGAGCTATGACTAAAGGAAGTACTGATAGATATTTCCAAGAGGGAACTGCTGCTGATAAACTTGTACCAGAAGGTATTGAAGGTAGAGTTGCATATAGAGGTTCTATTGCTGATATTATTCACCAAATGACTGGTGGATTAAGATCATCAATGGGTTACTTAGGTTCAGGAACAATTTCTATTTTCCAAGAAACTGCTGAATTCGTTGAAATTACATCTGCAGGACTTAAAGAGTCTCATGTTCATGATGTAACTATTACTAACGAAGCTCCAAACTACCACGTATAA